The following are encoded together in the Gilvimarinus sp. DA14 genome:
- a CDS encoding EAL domain-containing protein, with translation MIRSYRAKLLSFLLILVVMLQVSFYVATRTVIRDAVVDDAYRDLQRGSELFSQLMSSRAAQLAQSVSVLTDDFGFKEAVAIADRATLRSALLNHAARIDADLALVLDRDQRVIASSSSLQAEQYAVLGQLSPVSGASGPRYSPIVINDKLYQFVMSPIMAPLQIGTAGIGFEIDESMSASLKELTDLEVSFVMLSAQEVKYLSGTLDAPGQQALIANNKPNSGATPAVWRSAEMLSSSVSVAQQPQQIVSVLQVPLAKALQPFAVLDLQLLTLAVSFLGGAVLVALLMARSVSRPVKELANVARTIASGDYNSRVAVQGGEEFADLAAAFTTMQKAIAEREQEIIYHAEHDGLTGLVNRSQVFVQLNQMMTRADSSGQKLLVLIVDIYKFTQINDTLSAETGDEILRAVGEQLAIEVEPHGIAIRLGSDEFLLLQTFTGENEAAAFAEQLLRDFDRPLSAASTELRVELNLGYAIYPEQADTPELLLRRANLALQHARQGRRFICSYQSGWDEDHLRRLQLLTDFKAALHNGEICLYYQPKIDARDCRKLGAEALIRWIHPKFGFVNPEEFVAVIESAGQVALLTRWVLRAAASQLQQLQAQGINLLMSVNLSALDLLEDDLADYLHSLLQEFGLDAASFYLEITESAIMQEAEKSIANLQNLHAMGAKISVDDYGTGYSSLSQIKRLPVSELKIDKVFIQDLERSKDDQQIVKSTIALGHSLGLSVTAEGVETEQVRNWLVSSGCDVLQGYLYSKPLPEKDFNHWVKTFLEVV, from the coding sequence ATGATTCGCAGCTATCGTGCAAAGTTGTTGTCTTTCTTGCTCATACTTGTGGTCATGCTGCAGGTCAGTTTTTATGTCGCGACCCGCACGGTAATTCGCGATGCGGTCGTGGACGATGCCTACCGAGATCTGCAGCGCGGCAGTGAATTATTTTCCCAGTTGATGAGTTCTCGCGCGGCACAATTGGCGCAATCGGTCAGTGTGTTGACTGATGACTTTGGCTTTAAAGAGGCGGTGGCCATCGCCGATCGGGCAACGCTTCGCTCAGCGTTGTTGAATCATGCCGCGCGCATTGATGCTGATCTAGCGCTGGTTCTCGACCGCGACCAGCGGGTAATTGCCAGCAGTTCATCTCTACAAGCCGAGCAATATGCGGTGCTCGGTCAGCTGTCGCCCGTTTCTGGGGCCAGTGGCCCGCGCTACTCGCCCATTGTCATCAATGACAAGCTGTATCAATTTGTTATGTCTCCGATTATGGCACCACTGCAAATTGGCACGGCGGGCATAGGTTTTGAAATCGATGAGTCTATGAGTGCTTCATTAAAAGAACTTACTGATCTGGAAGTGTCTTTTGTGATGCTCAGTGCGCAAGAGGTAAAGTATTTGTCCGGCACACTTGACGCGCCAGGGCAGCAGGCGCTAATAGCGAACAATAAGCCAAACAGTGGCGCAACGCCGGCGGTTTGGCGCTCCGCAGAGATGCTCAGCAGTTCGGTAAGTGTGGCGCAACAACCACAGCAAATTGTGTCTGTTTTGCAGGTGCCCTTGGCTAAGGCTCTACAGCCCTTTGCCGTGCTTGATCTACAGTTGTTGACTTTGGCGGTATCATTTTTGGGTGGTGCGGTGTTGGTTGCGCTACTTATGGCGCGCAGTGTCAGTCGCCCGGTGAAAGAGCTGGCCAATGTCGCTCGCACTATTGCGTCGGGCGATTATAACTCGCGTGTTGCGGTACAAGGTGGAGAAGAGTTTGCCGATTTGGCCGCAGCTTTTACAACGATGCAAAAAGCGATTGCCGAGCGTGAGCAGGAGATTATCTATCACGCCGAACACGATGGACTGACCGGGCTGGTCAACCGCTCACAGGTGTTTGTGCAGCTTAATCAGATGATGACTCGTGCCGATAGCAGCGGTCAGAAGCTTTTGGTTTTAATTGTCGACATCTATAAGTTTACGCAGATTAATGACACATTAAGTGCAGAAACAGGCGATGAGATTCTGCGCGCGGTTGGGGAGCAACTCGCAATTGAGGTGGAGCCGCACGGCATTGCGATTCGCCTGGGCAGTGATGAGTTTCTGCTGTTGCAGACCTTCACAGGTGAAAATGAGGCCGCCGCTTTTGCCGAGCAATTACTGCGAGATTTTGACCGACCGCTGTCGGCTGCCAGCACCGAACTGCGGGTTGAATTGAATTTGGGCTACGCAATTTACCCGGAGCAGGCCGATACTCCTGAGCTGTTGTTGCGCCGCGCTAATCTGGCGCTGCAGCACGCACGCCAGGGGCGGCGCTTTATCTGCAGTTATCAAAGCGGTTGGGACGAAGATCACCTGCGACGCCTGCAACTGCTTACCGATTTTAAAGCAGCGCTGCACAATGGCGAAATTTGTCTTTACTACCAACCTAAAATTGACGCGCGAGATTGCCGGAAGCTAGGGGCCGAAGCCTTAATTCGCTGGATTCATCCTAAATTTGGCTTTGTTAATCCAGAAGAGTTTGTCGCGGTGATCGAAAGTGCCGGGCAAGTTGCTCTGCTGACCCGCTGGGTGTTGCGCGCCGCTGCGTCGCAATTGCAGCAACTTCAGGCGCAGGGAATTAACTTGTTGATGTCGGTTAATCTGTCGGCACTCGATTTATTGGAAGACGATTTAGCGGATTACCTGCACAGCCTGTTGCAGGAGTTTGGTCTGGATGCCGCCAGTTTTTATTTAGAAATAACCGAAAGCGCGATCATGCAGGAAGCGGAAAAAAGCATTGCTAATTTGCAAAATCTGCATGCCATGGGGGCAAAAATCTCCGTTGATGATTATGGTACTGGTTACTCTTCTCTGTCGCAGATCAAACGTTTGCCAGTTTCCGAGCTGAAAATCGATAAGGTATTCATTCAGGATCTTGAGCGCAGTAAAGACGATCAGCAGATCGTAAAATCCACTATCGCTCTGGGACACTCACTGGGGTTGAGTGTGACCGCCGAAGGCGTGGAAACCGAGCAGGTGCGTAACTGGCTGGTCAGCAGCGGCTGTGATGTGCTGCAGGGTTACCTATACAGCAAACCTCTGCCGGAAAAAGATTTCAACCATTGGGTAAAAACATTCCTGGAGGTAGTGTGA
- a CDS encoding DUF3034 family protein: protein MKAIASAILPATLTTLTVIWLLICSPALGQGSRLLATGGATTIEGVAGGGIVPMAVISGYCTREEIGATAFTSYVDTPDYSLASFGAATCWRNRFELSVARQRLEHPALSAALGVSDQSISQSIVGAKVRLAGDLLYTRLPQLSLGVQYKDNHDFFIPAAAGAIRSEDTELYLAASKVYLGAVGGYNLLVNAVARYTRANQAGLVGFGGDQNDTRQWQAEVSSGIFINRHWLLGAEYRQKPNNLSFAREDDWYTGFLAWFPNKNLSLVAAYADLGEIATLPEQDGWYLSLQGSF, encoded by the coding sequence GTGAAGGCGATTGCAAGCGCGATTTTACCGGCAACGCTGACTACTTTGACTGTCATATGGTTGCTGATTTGTTCTCCCGCTCTGGGCCAGGGCAGCCGTTTATTGGCGACTGGTGGAGCGACGACCATTGAGGGTGTGGCCGGGGGCGGCATTGTGCCTATGGCGGTAATAAGCGGCTATTGCACTCGCGAAGAAATAGGCGCTACAGCGTTTACCAGTTACGTTGATACGCCTGATTATTCTTTGGCGAGTTTCGGTGCGGCCACCTGTTGGCGCAACCGGTTTGAGCTGAGTGTCGCCCGCCAGCGACTGGAACATCCTGCGCTGTCTGCCGCGCTTGGGGTGTCTGATCAAAGCATTAGTCAGTCGATAGTCGGTGCCAAGGTTCGCTTGGCGGGAGATTTACTCTACACCCGTCTACCTCAGTTGAGCCTTGGTGTTCAGTATAAAGACAATCACGATTTTTTTATTCCCGCAGCGGCCGGTGCTATAAGAAGCGAGGATACGGAGTTGTACCTGGCGGCCAGCAAGGTCTACCTGGGGGCAGTGGGCGGCTATAATCTCTTGGTTAATGCGGTAGCACGCTATACGCGGGCCAACCAAGCTGGGCTTGTCGGTTTCGGCGGCGATCAAAACGATACCAGACAGTGGCAGGCCGAGGTGTCCAGTGGCATCTTTATTAATCGGCATTGGTTATTGGGAGCCGAGTATCGGCAGAAACCAAATAATCTATCCTTTGCCCGAGAAGACGATTGGTATACTGGTTTTCTGGCCTGGTTTCCCAACAAAAATCTGAGCTTGGTGGCGGCTTACGCCGATTTAGGTGAGATCGCTACACTCCCCGAACAAGATGGCTGGTACTTGTCGTTGCAGGGGAGCTTCTGA
- a CDS encoding group 1 truncated hemoglobin, translating into MRRLITLTLLVALFGCAQQPTGSTLYSRLGGHTGVDSIVYQLIVNIAADKRLVDRFKGVDIERFRQGLVTYICSVSNGDCSYQGESMQVVHAGHNYTDTEFNAIVENLILAMEDQRVPTATQNQLLARLAQDYRDVVYR; encoded by the coding sequence ATGCGCAGATTAATCACCCTAACCTTGCTGGTTGCTTTATTCGGTTGTGCGCAACAGCCTACTGGCTCGACACTTTATTCGCGCCTTGGAGGCCACACGGGCGTGGATAGCATTGTCTATCAATTGATAGTCAATATTGCTGCAGACAAGCGGTTAGTGGATCGTTTTAAAGGCGTTGATATCGAGCGTTTTCGCCAGGGGCTGGTCACTTATATCTGTAGTGTAAGTAACGGTGATTGCTCCTATCAAGGGGAGTCAATGCAGGTTGTGCACGCGGGTCACAATTATACCGACACCGAATTCAATGCCATTGTGGAAAACTTAATCCTCGCTATGGAAGATCAGAGGGTGCCCACCGCCACGCAAAATCAATTATTAGCACGATTGGCGCAGGACTATCGGGACGTTGTCTACCGGTAA
- a CDS encoding glycoside hydrolase family 9 protein has product MKCFVIAALACIGVPCLATDGLELNDKGYFSKPGLDVTVFADIYPDGHQTGVTVIQHGIRTAANGDLRLEISPGQWSPVPRGVGEAHVDVKNQRISQTLAYPDESKNRKGFNPIDYPDLNFSYQVHVEAFEGNSVKVSVDLNEPLPAQWIGKVGFNFELFPGDLFGASYLMDAHSGIFPTQPNGPLLHTHGEWLAEPLATGQQLVVAPELEKQRLQIKSVKGGELELWDGRTNHNNGWYIVRSLVPKGASKNAIEWIITPHVVEDWQYEPVIQVSQLGYGVSQAKRAVIEQDSRDSKADAVELLKLSASGPEVIKKAQPTPWGSFLRYHYLQFDFTEVSEPGMYQLRYRGNTSQPFKIGADVYSRHAWQPTLEYYLPVQMCHMRVNEKYRVWHDKCHHDDALMSPVNYNHIDGYISGPSTLTDFKPGQPVPGLNKGGWHDAGDYDLRVESQIGTTWLLAMMVEEFGLDYDATLIDQEKQLVEIHQADGKNDALQQIEHGLLTVLGGYRALGRLYRGIIVPTVRQYVMLGDASAQTDNLVYHPSLKPGEIKDGRSGTPDDRWVFTEENPERELDVVAGLAAAARVMHDYNAALAEESLAAAEDLFSKAFPLAEKTGVKAFALAELILTTGKQVYIDQLIAMQSELVADIDNTAWVIGRVVNKTNNKDFIAAIERAVIKQQERVQQQAAQTPYGVPYKPHIWGAGWGIQEFGVKQYFVHKTWPDIADADIYVNALNFVLGVHPGSNTESFASGVGSDSALVAYGVNRADWSYIPGGVISGTALIRPDLPELKTWPFFWQQTEYVMGGGATNYMFLVLAVEALENSAGER; this is encoded by the coding sequence ATGAAATGTTTTGTTATTGCCGCTTTGGCATGCATAGGTGTGCCCTGTCTGGCGACAGACGGATTAGAGTTAAACGACAAAGGCTACTTTAGTAAGCCGGGTTTGGACGTCACTGTTTTCGCCGATATTTACCCCGACGGTCATCAAACCGGAGTGACGGTTATACAGCACGGTATACGCACAGCTGCCAACGGTGATTTACGTTTGGAAATATCTCCCGGACAGTGGTCACCGGTACCGCGCGGTGTGGGCGAGGCCCATGTGGATGTAAAAAATCAGCGTATTTCGCAAACTCTGGCCTATCCCGACGAAAGTAAAAACCGTAAGGGCTTTAACCCTATAGATTACCCGGATTTAAATTTTAGCTATCAGGTTCATGTTGAAGCGTTTGAGGGTAATAGCGTAAAGGTAAGTGTGGATTTAAATGAGCCGCTGCCCGCCCAATGGATTGGCAAAGTAGGTTTTAATTTTGAGCTGTTTCCCGGCGATTTATTTGGCGCCTCTTACTTGATGGATGCGCACAGTGGCATCTTTCCGACTCAGCCCAACGGGCCTTTGTTGCATACGCACGGCGAGTGGCTGGCGGAGCCTCTGGCAACAGGACAGCAGCTGGTTGTGGCACCCGAGCTGGAAAAGCAGCGTCTGCAAATTAAAAGCGTCAAGGGCGGTGAGCTTGAGCTCTGGGACGGTCGTACCAATCACAACAACGGTTGGTACATCGTGCGTTCATTGGTGCCCAAGGGCGCCAGTAAAAATGCAATCGAATGGATTATTACTCCCCATGTGGTGGAAGACTGGCAGTATGAACCTGTGATTCAGGTTTCTCAGCTTGGCTACGGGGTATCGCAAGCCAAGCGCGCCGTCATTGAACAGGACAGTCGGGACAGCAAGGCGGATGCGGTCGAGCTGTTAAAGTTGAGCGCGAGTGGGCCGGAAGTAATTAAAAAAGCGCAGCCTACCCCTTGGGGATCATTCTTGCGTTATCACTATTTGCAGTTTGATTTTACCGAGGTGTCAGAGCCGGGCATGTACCAGCTGCGCTATCGGGGTAACACCTCACAACCGTTTAAAATCGGTGCCGATGTTTACTCCCGTCACGCCTGGCAGCCGACGCTGGAATATTATCTGCCGGTGCAAATGTGTCATATGCGGGTGAATGAAAAGTACCGCGTATGGCACGACAAGTGTCACCATGATGATGCGCTAATGTCGCCGGTAAATTACAACCACATTGATGGTTACATTTCCGGCCCCTCAACCTTAACGGATTTCAAGCCGGGCCAGCCGGTGCCAGGATTAAACAAGGGTGGCTGGCATGATGCTGGTGACTATGACTTGCGGGTCGAATCACAAATTGGCACCACGTGGTTGCTGGCTATGATGGTTGAGGAGTTTGGCCTTGACTATGATGCGACTTTGATCGACCAGGAAAAACAGCTGGTAGAAATTCACCAAGCAGACGGTAAAAACGATGCCCTGCAGCAAATAGAGCACGGCTTGCTGACGGTGTTAGGCGGTTATCGAGCTCTCGGACGTTTGTATCGCGGCATTATTGTTCCCACGGTGCGCCAGTATGTGATGTTGGGGGATGCGAGTGCACAAACGGATAACCTGGTCTACCACCCCAGTCTTAAGCCGGGTGAAATTAAAGACGGTCGTTCCGGTACACCGGATGATCGCTGGGTTTTTACCGAAGAAAACCCTGAACGTGAGTTGGATGTGGTTGCCGGGCTCGCTGCTGCTGCCCGAGTTATGCACGATTACAACGCGGCTCTTGCGGAAGAATCCCTGGCTGCCGCTGAAGATCTGTTTAGCAAAGCATTTCCGCTGGCCGAAAAAACCGGTGTAAAAGCCTTCGCACTGGCCGAGCTTATTTTGACTACGGGAAAGCAAGTTTATATTGATCAATTGATCGCTATGCAAAGCGAGCTCGTTGCCGACATAGATAATACTGCTTGGGTTATCGGCCGGGTGGTGAACAAAACCAATAACAAAGATTTTATTGCAGCTATTGAGCGGGCTGTTATAAAGCAACAAGAGCGGGTACAACAACAGGCCGCACAAACACCTTATGGTGTTCCCTATAAGCCACATATTTGGGGCGCCGGTTGGGGGATTCAGGAGTTTGGTGTAAAGCAGTACTTTGTGCACAAAACCTGGCCCGATATTGCCGATGCCGATATCTACGTTAACGCATTAAATTTTGTCCTCGGGGTACACCCAGGCAGCAACACAGAATCTTTTGCGTCGGGTGTGGGTTCTGATTCGGCGCTGGTGGCCTATGGTGTTAACCGCGCCGACTGGTCTTACATTCCGGGTGGCGTAATATCGGGAACCGCACTTATTCGACCTGATTTACCCGAGCTAAAAACCTGGCCGTTTTTTTGGCAGCAAACTGAATATGTGATGGGCGGTGGGGCCACGAATTATATGTTTCTCGTGTTGGCGGTTGAGGCTTTGGAGAATAGTGCCGGTGAACGGTGA
- a CDS encoding glycoside hydrolase family 5 protein yields MPTKTLLALGLSLAFCNAAQAATAVQTHGKLSVKENRIIDASGAPLSLAGPSLFWSNTGWNADRYYDPEVVNYLQEQWNAPIIRAAIGAGANGGMLTHPEDNTRRAETVIDAALEQGMYVILDWHAHHAEQHRDKAIAFFEHFATKYGNTDNIIYEIYNEPLADTDWDTVIKPYAEALIARIRAIDPDNLIIVGTQTWSQDVDKAAINPIQGYDNIAYTLHFYAGTHKQALRDKAEQALQQGAALMVTEWGTVNADGDGEVDKHSSEQWLDFMRKHHLTHANWALNDKDEGASMLKPGTAPDGNWTDDDLTESGLYVKSIIKGWHSIDYSGDSE; encoded by the coding sequence ATGCCCACCAAAACCCTGCTAGCGTTAGGGCTAAGCCTCGCATTTTGCAACGCCGCCCAAGCCGCCACCGCCGTGCAAACTCACGGCAAGCTGAGTGTCAAAGAAAACCGCATTATCGATGCCAGTGGCGCACCGCTATCTCTCGCCGGCCCGAGCCTATTTTGGAGCAACACCGGCTGGAACGCCGACCGCTATTACGACCCCGAGGTGGTTAACTACTTGCAGGAGCAGTGGAATGCACCGATTATTCGTGCCGCCATAGGTGCAGGCGCCAATGGCGGCATGTTGACCCACCCGGAAGACAATACCCGCAGGGCCGAAACTGTGATTGATGCGGCTCTTGAGCAGGGTATGTACGTTATCCTCGATTGGCACGCGCACCACGCCGAGCAGCACCGCGACAAAGCCATCGCTTTTTTCGAGCACTTCGCGACGAAGTACGGCAATACCGACAATATTATTTACGAAATCTATAACGAGCCGCTGGCAGATACCGACTGGGATACCGTTATCAAGCCTTACGCAGAAGCCTTGATTGCTCGCATTCGCGCCATAGACCCCGACAACTTGATTATTGTCGGCACCCAAACCTGGTCGCAGGATGTAGACAAAGCCGCCATCAATCCCATTCAGGGTTACGACAATATTGCCTATACCCTGCATTTTTACGCCGGTACCCACAAGCAAGCGCTGAGGGATAAAGCAGAACAAGCTCTTCAACAGGGCGCCGCTTTGATGGTCACAGAATGGGGAACCGTTAATGCCGATGGCGACGGAGAGGTCGATAAACACAGTTCCGAACAGTGGTTGGACTTTATGCGCAAGCATCATTTAACTCACGCCAACTGGGCTCTCAACGACAAGGATGAGGGGGCTTCAATGCTAAAGCCGGGCACCGCCCCCGATGGCAACTGGACCGATGACGACTTAACCGAGTCGGGGCTTTATGTGAAGTCGATTATTAAAGGGTGGCATAGTATTGATTACAGTGGGGATAGTGAATAG
- a CDS encoding acyl-CoA dehydrogenase yields the protein MFLLSLVAFIALLTIVLYYPLALPVGSVVILVGLFCLTYLSGWMWLFLIPAAAVVAVLNVPQLRRRFLTDPAYHFLQKAMPPMSVTEREAMEAGTTWWEKDLFSGRPDWKKFVDIELPQLSEKEQSFLDNEVEELCGLIDEWQIFKDQDLTPEAWDYLKKKGFFGLIIPEEFGGRDFSPYAQSRIMSKIASRSVTAAVTAMVPNSLGPGELLMKYGTEEQKQRWLPGLADGSEIPCFGLTGPEAGSDAGSIPDTGIVCKGQFDGQEVVGIRLNFSKRWITLAPVATVVGLAFKLSDPEGLLGDENTRDYGITCALLPADHPGIEIGQRHNPGSPFMNGPIKGKDVFVPVDWIIGGPAMAGKGWRMLIECLGAGRGVSLPALSTASGEMSYLTVGAYSRIRRQFNMEVGKFEGVQEATAEVAANGYTLEAFRQLVTRGLDTGAPSVMTAMAKYHATEMMRTSVNYAMDVVSGRAIQLGPRNFTAFAYRALPVAITVEGANILTRSLMIFGQGAMRCHPYLFDEVQTLQADDKDAAMTEFDQLFMRHLGHVFSNITRLKLFSFTCAKFSATPVNADDFSRVWYQRINHMSAAFAVAADVALGVLGGDLKRRELLSARLGDVHSQLFIACSILKFHGAHPRTAEEDAHAEFALKTAFYKAQTALLAFYANFPSRFIGWAFKFASFPFGRPYKGPSDDEIRQLGGMIMESSSVRQMLSGYVYLNHNPEDAVGRVETTYQMLLELGDVWSTFSRAQAKGELDGDTLEERLDDAVVKGVIQQADVEPLKAYDARRYDCLLTDNFDKL from the coding sequence ATGTTCCTGTTGTCGCTGGTTGCCTTTATCGCGCTGTTAACCATTGTGCTGTATTACCCCCTGGCTCTTCCTGTGGGCTCGGTGGTGATTTTGGTCGGCCTTTTTTGCCTCACTTATCTGTCGGGCTGGATGTGGTTATTTCTGATTCCCGCTGCCGCGGTTGTGGCGGTATTGAACGTGCCGCAGTTACGCCGCCGCTTTTTAACCGACCCGGCTTACCACTTTTTGCAAAAAGCTATGCCCCCGATGAGCGTTACCGAGCGCGAAGCCATGGAGGCGGGCACCACCTGGTGGGAAAAGGACCTGTTTAGCGGGCGCCCCGACTGGAAGAAGTTTGTCGATATCGAGCTGCCCCAGCTGTCGGAGAAAGAGCAGAGCTTTCTCGATAATGAGGTGGAGGAGTTGTGCGGCCTGATTGATGAATGGCAGATTTTTAAAGATCAGGACCTAACCCCCGAAGCCTGGGACTATTTGAAAAAGAAGGGCTTTTTCGGCCTGATTATTCCCGAAGAGTTTGGCGGTCGCGACTTTAGCCCCTACGCGCAAAGTCGCATTATGAGCAAAATTGCCAGTCGTTCGGTGACCGCTGCGGTCACCGCCATGGTGCCTAACTCTCTGGGCCCTGGTGAGCTGTTGATGAAATATGGCACCGAAGAGCAAAAGCAACGCTGGTTGCCGGGCCTTGCCGATGGCAGTGAAATTCCCTGCTTTGGCTTAACCGGTCCGGAAGCCGGCTCTGACGCTGGCTCCATTCCTGATACAGGTATTGTGTGTAAAGGCCAATTTGATGGTCAGGAAGTGGTGGGTATCCGGCTAAATTTTTCCAAGCGCTGGATCACTCTGGCGCCTGTGGCCACGGTGGTGGGGCTTGCGTTCAAGCTGTCCGATCCAGAGGGCTTGTTGGGCGATGAAAACACCCGTGATTACGGCATAACCTGTGCGCTCTTGCCGGCGGATCACCCGGGAATAGAAATCGGCCAGCGCCACAACCCTGGCTCACCGTTTATGAATGGCCCGATAAAAGGCAAAGACGTGTTTGTTCCAGTGGACTGGATTATCGGCGGGCCGGCCATGGCGGGTAAAGGCTGGCGCATGCTGATCGAGTGCCTGGGTGCTGGCCGTGGGGTATCTTTGCCGGCGCTTTCTACCGCCAGCGGCGAGATGAGCTATTTAACCGTGGGCGCTTACTCGCGCATTCGCCGACAATTCAATATGGAAGTGGGCAAGTTTGAAGGTGTACAGGAGGCCACCGCCGAAGTCGCTGCCAACGGCTATACCCTGGAGGCTTTCCGCCAGTTAGTTACCCGCGGCCTGGATACCGGCGCCCCCTCGGTAATGACGGCTATGGCCAAGTACCACGCGACGGAAATGATGCGCACCTCGGTAAATTACGCCATGGATGTGGTCAGTGGTCGCGCAATTCAGTTGGGGCCGCGCAACTTTACCGCGTTTGCCTATCGCGCACTGCCGGTTGCCATCACCGTAGAGGGCGCGAATATTCTGACCCGGTCGCTGATGATTTTTGGCCAGGGCGCCATGCGCTGCCATCCTTACCTGTTTGACGAAGTGCAAACCCTGCAGGCCGACGACAAAGACGCCGCCATGACCGAGTTTGACCAGCTGTTTATGCGTCACCTGGGGCATGTATTCAGTAATATTACCCGGTTAAAGCTGTTCAGTTTTACCTGTGCCAAGTTTAGCGCTACCCCAGTCAATGCCGACGACTTTTCCCGTGTCTGGTATCAGCGCATTAATCATATGAGCGCCGCCTTCGCGGTGGCTGCGGATGTCGCCCTGGGCGTGTTGGGGGGTGATTTAAAACGTCGCGAGCTTCTGTCTGCCCGCCTGGGCGATGTGCACAGTCAGCTGTTTATCGCCTGCAGTATTCTCAAGTTTCACGGCGCCCACCCGCGCACGGCCGAAGAGGACGCACACGCCGAGTTCGCCTTAAAGACGGCATTCTACAAAGCGCAAACGGCGTTATTGGCGTTTTATGCAAACTTTCCGTCACGCTTTATCGGCTGGGCATTCAAGTTCGCCAGTTTCCCCTTCGGGCGCCCCTACAAGGGCCCCAGCGATGACGAGATTCGCCAGTTGGGCGGCATGATTATGGAGTCCAGTTCGGTGCGGCAAATGCTGTCTGGCTACGTCTACTTAAACCATAACCCAGAAGACGCCGTGGGCCGGGTAGAGACAACCTACCAAATGCTGCTGGAGCTTGGCGACGTGTGGAGCACTTTCAGTCGTGCTCAGGCTAAAGGTGAGCTGGATGGCGATACCCTGGAAGAGCGCCTGGACGATGCCGTGGTAAAAGGTGTGATTCAGCAGGCGGATGTGGAGCCCCTAAAAGCTTACGATGCCAGACGTTATGATTGTCTGTTAACGGATAACTTCGATAAGCTTTAA
- a CDS encoding pirin family protein, whose amino-acid sequence MSWLPDSEPHCCPAQQGKKGSVDIVITPNTRDLEGFSVRRALPAVERRAVGPFVFFDHMGPAQLSAAGGLAVRPHPHIGLSTLTYLYEGEIVHRDSLGFKQLIRPGAVNWMTAGRGIVHSERSPESAAEQRLMGLQVWAALPKEQEQCAPSFTHYSTSSVPEAEADGARIRVVAGECFGMCAKLQTSAPLFFVDVQLQAQSRLLLEAEYTERAFYVVSGDVAVGSERFSAGQMVVLKPDSEVILSSQEGASLAVIGGEPLDGPRHIWWNFVATERELIEQAKADWQAGRFGHVPGDSEFVPLPG is encoded by the coding sequence ATGAGTTGGTTGCCCGATAGTGAACCCCACTGCTGCCCGGCGCAGCAGGGCAAAAAGGGGAGCGTGGATATTGTCATTACCCCTAACACTCGCGACCTAGAGGGATTTTCCGTGCGCCGGGCTCTGCCCGCGGTTGAGCGACGGGCGGTTGGACCTTTTGTATTTTTTGATCATATGGGGCCGGCGCAATTATCTGCAGCCGGCGGGCTTGCGGTCCGACCTCACCCGCACATCGGGTTATCGACGCTTACCTATCTCTATGAAGGCGAAATCGTGCACCGCGACAGCCTGGGGTTCAAGCAGCTGATCCGTCCCGGGGCGGTTAACTGGATGACCGCGGGGCGGGGTATTGTTCACTCCGAGCGCTCGCCCGAGTCCGCCGCCGAGCAGCGCTTAATGGGGCTGCAGGTGTGGGCGGCATTGCCCAAAGAGCAGGAACAATGTGCCCCTTCGTTTACCCATTACAGTACGTCTAGTGTCCCCGAGGCTGAAGCCGATGGCGCCCGGATTCGAGTGGTTGCCGGCGAGTGTTTTGGTATGTGTGCAAAACTGCAAACATCTGCGCCGCTGTTTTTTGTCGATGTGCAATTACAGGCCCAAAGTCGGTTGTTGCTTGAGGCTGAATACACTGAACGGGCCTTCTATGTGGTGAGCGGCGATGTTGCGGTAGGTTCGGAGCGCTTTAGCGCCGGGCAAATGGTGGTTTTAAAACCGGACTCGGAGGTCATTCTGAGCAGTCAGGAGGGGGCGTCTCTGGCTGTTATTGGTGGTGAGCCTCTGGATGGGCCCAGGCATATCTGGTGGAACTTTGTCGCAACTGAGCGTGAGCTTATAGAGCAGGCAAAAGCCGATTGGCAGGCGGGCCGTTTTGGCCATGTGCCCGGCGACAGTGAGTTTGTGCCGCTACCTGGTTGA